The genomic window AATAGAATCGTGATATAAAAGTGTGTAGTTTTTAGATCTTTGACGCCCTACTAAAATACCAGGATCATAAGAAGGAGCTGTAACCAATGCTAGAATTTCTCCAGATTTAGGTTCAATAGCAACAATTCCTCCTCGCTTATTAATCATCAATTCCTCGCCATATTTTTGAAGTTCAGCATCGATCGTTAAATTAATGTCCTCTCCAGCAACGGCAATTGTATCGTACTTCCCTTCTTTATAAGGGCCAATTTCTCGATTGTATTTGTCTTTCTGAATGTATTTTACACCTTTTATTCCGCGTAAAATCTCTTCGTAGCTTTCTTCTACACCTTGCTTTCCAATTAAATCACCACTGTTATAGTACGGATTCTTTTCGATTTGTTTTTCGTTTACCTGAGTAATAAAACCAAAAATATTTGCTCCGTAATCTACTTCGTAGTCACGAAGTGATCTTTTTTGGAAATAAAAACCATCATATTTTCTGATTTTCTCCTGAAAAGCAGCAAATTCGTTTTTGTTTAACTGAGATAAAAATACAGACGGAAGCCTTGGGCTATATACTTTTGCTTTTTCAATACGTTTATGATATTCCTCTTCAGTAATATTCAGAAGAGCGCAAAATTCAGCAATATTTAGGTCCTTTTTTATGTCTCTTGGAATAACCATGATATCATAAGAAGCCTGATTCGCAACAAGGAGTTTTCCGTTACGATCATAAATATAACCTCTTTCAGGGTAGTCATATACTTTTTTTATTGCATTATTTTCTGATTTCAGTTTAAAAGAATCATCAATAATCTGCAGGTAAAAAATCCTAATCACTAGCAAAGACGCTGCAATAATAATTATAGTGGGCAGCAAGACTTTTCTCATCGTTTATTGGGCTTAATAAGATAAATTATTATTATTGAGGTGATTATAGTAAAGATAGAACTAAATAAGGTTCGAAGCAAAATGTCCCAGATAAATTTAAACTGGAAGGCTTCTAAAACAAACAGTACAATATGATGCATTAGAACCGAAACCAGTATAAATGAAAATCGTTCTGGTGTTAAAGATTCATTCAGTTTAATGGTTTGATACTCATAACTTAAACCAAAAGAAAATTTAAAAATATAAGGCCTGTAATAAGCTAAAATAACGCACGCAGTGGCATGTATTCCTCCAGAATTGCAGAACATGTCCATGATTAGTCCTAAGAAAAAGCTTGAGATAATTAATCCAGCTTTATTGCTGTTTACTGGGTAAAGAATGATATACAAGATATACGGAAACGGACTTATATATCCCAAGAAATTCATATTGTTGAAAATAACAATCTGAATTGCCAGTAACATAATAAATCGAAAAATATTGACTAACAGAGCGCTATTCATTTTTTTCTTTGTTTTCTAAATTAATAAGTTCCTCTCTGTCTTTGCTCTTGATAATGTAAACGTGTCCTAAGTTTGTCATGTCGTTAAAAAGTTTAACTTTTATAACATAAAAACTTGTTTGGGTCTCTTTGTAAATCGTTTCAACGGTTCCAATGTTGATTCCTTCAGGGAAAATTACAGATTGTCCTCCTGTTACAATTGTATCTCCTTTTTTAACTGAAGCTAATCTCGGGACATCTCTTAGCTGTACAAATCCAGTGCTTTTTCCATCCCATGTTAAAGAACCAAAATGATTTGATTTTTTTAGCTTGGCATTAATTCTGGATTTCATGTTCAAAATACTCACAACGGTAGAATATCTTGGAGACGTATCATCTATGATACCCACAATTCCTAAACTGTTTATTACCCCCATATCTGGTTTAACACCTTCGTTAGATCCAGAGTTTAAAGTAAGAAAGTTTTCGTGTGTGCTATATGTGTTATGAATTACTTTTGATACAATGATGTCGGCAGGTTTTACCCCTTTAATGGTATCAGGTAAAGGCAATTTTGATGTGTCTTCTTTGTTGAATAAAAGACTTTTTAATCTTGCGTTCTCAAGTACAAGTTCGTCGTTTTCAGCTCTTAAATTCATGTATTCATTAACACGATTGATTTTTTCATAAACACCTCCGCTTAAGAAATTTGCAGAACTGATTATTTTGCTTCTGTGGTAAGAATGAGATTGAATCGTGAGTCCTAACGAAATACCTAAAAGCAGCAAAAACAGCAATCGATTACTGTTTCTTATAAGGAAATTAAATATTTGCTGCATTTCTTGTCTGGTTATTTTGTTTCAGGATATGCTTAAAGGTTTCAGTTTTTACAAGGGTCAAAAGGTTGTAATTTGACCCTTATAAAAGTAAATTGATTATTATTTTGAATCTTATTTGATTAAGATGCTTTTAAATTTAGCAATGTTTTTAAGAGCCATTCCTGTACCGCGAACAACAGCTCTCAAAGGATCTTCAGCAATATAAACTGGTAAATCTGTTTTTTGAGAGATACGTTTGTCAAGACCTCTTAACATAGATCCTCCACCAGCTAAATAGATACCAGTGTTGTAGATATCTGCTGCTAACTCAGGTGGAGTCTGAGATAATGTTTCCATTACCGCATCTTCGATACGCTGAATAGATTTATCTAATGCTTTTGCAATTTCACGGTAAGAAACATCTACTTGTTTTGGTTTACCAGTAAGCAAATCTCTACCTTGAACTGACATATCTTCTGGCGGGCCATCTAAATCTTCGATTGCCGCTCCGATTTGAATTTTAATTTTCTCAGCAGTACTTTCTCCAACAAATAAGTTGTGCTGTGTACGCATGTAATACACGATATCGTTTGTAAAAACGTCACCCGCAATTTTAACAGACTTGTCACAAACAATTCCGCCTAATGCGATTACAGCAATTTCTGTTGTACCACCTCCGATATCGACAATCATGTTTCCTTTAGGTTGCATAATGTCAATACCAATACCAATTGCCGCCGCCATTGGTTCATGAATCAAGTAAACTTCTTTTCCGTTTACTCTCTCACAAGATTCCTTCACCGCTCTCATCTCCACTTCAGTAATACCAGAAGGAATACATACAACCATACGTAAAGCTGGAGTAAACATTCTTTTTTTCAATGCAGGAATACTTTTAATGAACATATTGATCATTTTTTCCGAAGCATCAAAATCAGCGATTACACCATCTTTCAAAGGCCTTATAGTTTTGATGTTTTCATGTGTTTTACCTTGCATCATATTGGCTTCCTTACCAACAGCAATGATTTTGCCTGATACTCTATCACGTGCAACGATAGATGGACTATCAATGACAACTTTATCATTATGAATGATTAAAGTGTTTGCGGTTCCAAGGTCTATCGCAATATCCTCGGTCATGAAATCAAAAAATCCCATAAGTTTTTTAGGGGTTTAAAATGTTATAAATTATTTATCGAACAAAGTTAAACAAATTAATGTTTAAAATGACGAGTTCCTGTAAATACCATTGCAAGATTATTTTCGTTGCAATAATTTATACTTAATTCGTCTTTAATCGAACCTCCTGGCTGAATTACAGCAGTTATTCCTGCTTTTTTGGCTAATTCTACACAATCCGGAAATGGGAAAAATGCATCACTTGCCATGGAAGCTCCATTTAGATCAAATCCAAAAGCTTTTGCTTTGTCAACTGCTTGAATTAAAGCGTCAACTCTTGAAGTCTGACCTGTACCTGATGAAATCAATGTTCCGTTTTTAGCAAAAACAATAGTATTTGATTTTGTATTCTTGCAGATTTTAGAAGCAAAGATCAAATCTTCGATCTCTTGAGCAGTAGGTTCTGTTATTGTAACGGTTTTTAAATGCTCTTTATTATCCGTAATATTATTTCTGTCCTGAATTAACAAACCATTAAGACAAGTTCTTACTTGACGAGCTGGCAATTCAACGTCGTTTTGTACTAAAATAATTCTGTTTTTCTTCTCTTGTAAAACCGTAACTGCCTCATCATCATAAGATGGCGCGATTACAACCTCGCAGAATAATTTGTTGATTTCTTGTGCAGTTTCTAAATCAATTTTTGTGTTAGAAATTAACACTCCTCCAAAAGCTGAAGTAGGATCACAAGCTAAAGCTGCTAAATAAGCTTCGCTAATTGTTTTTCTTGAAGCTAATCCGCAAGCATTATTGTGTTTTAGAATTGCGAATGTTGGTCCGTCAGTTTTAAACTCAGCAATTAAATTTACTGCAGCATCAACATCTAATAAGTTGTTGTATGATAATTCTTTTCCGTGAAGTTTTTTAAACATTGCATCAAAATCTCCAAAGAAGAATCCTTTTTGGTGAGGATTTTCACCATATCTTAAAACTTGACCGTTTGCAATGCTTTCTTTGTAAATAGTCTCGTCTGTATTGAAATAATTAAAAATAGCTCCATCATAGTGAGATGAAACGTGGAAAGCTTTAGTAGCAAACAATCTTCTATTCTCCAAAGTTGTTGCTCCATCTTGCTCTGTAATCAAATCTAAAAGTAAACTGTACTCGTTAACAGAAGCTACAATCACAGTGTCTTTGAAATTTTTTGCACCAGCACGAATTAATGAAATACCACCGATATCAATTTTTTCAATAATATCTTGTTCGCTTGCTCCAGAAGCAACTGTTTTTTCAAAAGGATATAAATCAACAATCACTAAATCGATTTGAGGAATATCAAATTCCTTCATTTGCTGAACATCGCTTTCATTGTCTTGACGATTCAAGATACCACCAAAAATTTTTGGGTGTAAAGTTTTAACTCTTCCGCCAAGAATTTCTGGGAAAGAAGTAATGTCTTCAACAGGAACTACTGGAATACCAAGGTTTTTGATGAAATCTTCAGTTCCTCCAGTTGAATAAAGCGTTACATTTTGTTCGTGTAATTTTCTAACAATTGGTTCTAATCCATCTTTAGAAAAAACAGAAATTAATGCCGATTGTATTTTTTTAGTTGTGCTCATTGTGTAGTTATGATTTTGAGACTGCAAAAGTAGTTTTTTTATATATTATATTAAAAAAAAATCATGTAACAAAATGCTAAAAAAATCTACTGATGAGTAAGTTAACTTTTATTAGGTTTTTGAATTTAAATTATTGAATTTTACTTTATTGAAAAATACAAAAATATGATCGTTTATCTAAGATTATTAAAAGAAAGTTTGAGTTTTGCCATCAATGCTTTGCGAAATAATAAATTACGTACTTTATTGTCGCTCTTAGGTGTAACGATTGGTATTTTTTCGATTATTGCTGTTTTGGCTGCTGTTGACTCTTTGGATAAAAAAATCTCTAAAGATTTGAGCAGCTTGGATAAAAATACGATTTATTTAATGAAATATTGTTTTGGACCATCTGAAATTCCGCAATGGAAGAGAGAGCAGTTTCCAAATGTAAAATATGATGAGTATATCGGTCTGAAAAACTCAATGAATAATACAGATCAGGTAGCATATCAGCTTTTTGTAAATAGAGAAAGTTTAAAATACGATTCTAAAACTGTCAGCGATGTAAATATTATTCCAGCGTCAAGCGAAATGGTCGATATCGACGGCTTGAGTTTTGATAAAGGAAGATTTTATAACGAATCTGAATCTAACTCTGGAACTGCCGTTATTGTTCTCGGATATGATATAGCGGATGGACTTTTCGGTTCAAGCGATCCAATCGGAAAAAGTATTCGTTTATACGGACAGCGTTTTACTGTAATTGGGGTAATTGCAAAACAAGGAGCAGGTTTTTTTGGAGACAGCAATGATACTTCGGTTTATCTTCCAGCCAATTTTTTAAGAAGAATGTATGGTGATAGTGATTCTATGACTCCAGTTATAGTTTTAAAGCCTGAAAAAGGTGTTGATATGGATGCCTATAAAGCAGAAATTGCACAAAAACTGAGAGCAATCCGAGGAATGAAAGCTGGAGAAATGGATAATTTCTTTATTAATGTGCTTTCTGGTTTTACGGACTTTATTGATGGAATCTTAGGTCAGATGAATTTTGTAGGCTGGATCATCAGCGGATTTTCTCTTCTTGTTGGAGGTTTCGGAATTGCCAATATTATGTTTGTTTCGGTAAAAGAAAGAACCAATCTTATCGGAATTCAAAAGTCGTTGGGGGCAAAAAATAAATTTATCTTATTCCAATTTTTGTTTGAAGCTATTATTCTTTCTGTTATTGGCGGAATCATTGGTCTGCTAATGGTTTGGGGAATCGCTGTAATTTTAACAAAAGTCCTCGATTTTGAATTTGTTTTAAGTTTAGGGAATATAATTTTGGGAACAAGCCTAGCGGCCTTTATTGGGCTAATTTCGGGGATTCTGCCAGCGGTTTCAGCGGCAAATCTAGATCCTGTAGAGGCCATTCGTACAGGAATGTAATATTGTTTTTGTGTTATTTTACTGTAAATTTTGATGGCTCGAAATAATTAGATATTTTTGATAGACCAAGAACATAAATCGTTAAATATATGAGCTTTAACCTTAGATCTGTCGATACTGTTGAGTCTATTTCTAGAGAAGATTTCAAAAAGAATTATTTAGACAAAAGAAAGCCTTTAATTATAAAAGGACTTACTAAGGATTGGCCAGCAAGAGAAAAATGGTCAACAGAGTATTTCAAGCAAATTGCTGGAGATATAGAGGTTAAGCTTGTAGATAATTCAAAGGCAGATCCAACAAAAGTGATAAATGCTTCTATAGCAAGTATGAAATTTGGAGAATATCTGGATTTGATCAAACGCGAACCAACACAATTGCGTATTTTTTTCTTCAATCTTTTCAAACACAGACCTGAATTAATTGACGATGTAAAAATCCCAAAAGAATTAATGGGCGGTTTTATAGAAAGTATGCCAGCCATGTTTTTTGGCGGTTCTAAGGCGATTACTTTTCTGCATTATGACATCGATTTGCCACATCTTTTCCATACTCATTTCGGAGGTCGAAAACATATTATTTTATTCGATAATAAATGGAAAAAAAGGTTGTATTGTCTTCCAAATACAACTTATGCTTTAGAAGATTATGATGTTGCCAATCCCGATTTTGAAAAATTCCCAGCTCTAAAAGGAGTGGAAGGGTATGAAGTTTTTCTAGAACACGGAGATACTTTATTCATGCCAACAGGAATGTGGCATTGGATGCGTTATATAGATGGTTCTTTTTCGCTTACGCTTCGCGCTTGGGATCAATCGATTAGTAGAAAAATGGCCAGCGTTTGGAGTTTATTTATGCATGGCGCTGTAGATAGTGCAATAAAAGTAGTTTTTAGAGAACGCTATGCGCTTTGGCGTGAAAAATTAGTCTTTAAAATTGCTGAAAAAGAATTGAAGAAGGATTTGAAGAAGGATTTGAAGAAAGCGAGCTAAGAAAAATTCCGTAGGAATGAAATGTCGGTAGCAACGGAATTTATTTCGTTGATATGATATGTTAATATTTAATATAAAAAAATCCCAAGAAGAATTTCTTGAGATTTTCTATTTTAAGTAGTTTTAAAACTATCTAATGTCATTATTTTGAATCAAATCGATATATAAGTTGATCTTATCTTTCAATTCTTTTCTTGGCGTGATAAAGTCTAAGAAACCGTGCTCTAATAAGAACTCAGCAGTTTGGAAACCTTCTGGCAAATCTTTTCCTGTAGTATCGCGAACAACACGAGGACCAGCAAAACCAATCAAAGCACCTGGCTCAGAGATGTTGATATCTCCTAACATTGCGTAAGATGCAGTTGTTCCTCCTGTTGTTGGGTCTGTACAAAGAGAGATGTAAGGTAATTTAGCTTCAGCTAATTGAGCTAGTTTTACAGAAGTTTTTGCTAATTGCATTAAAGAATAAGCAGCTTCCATCATACGAGCTCCACCAGATTTAGAAATCATTACAAAAGGAAGTTTGTTTTTGATAGCGTGATCAATACCTCTTGCAATTTTTTCACCTACAACCGCTCCCATAGATCCACCAATAAAAGCGAAATCCATACAGCAGATTACAAGTTCTCTTCCTTTAGATTTTCCTACTCCCGTACGTACAGCGTCTTTAAGATGAGTTTTTTCCATTACATCTTTCAAACGATCTGCATATTTCTTTGTATCCACAAAGTGCAGAGGGTCTTTAGAAGTCATGTTTTTATCTAACTCAACAAATTCGTTGTTGTCGAATAAAATTTCAAAATAGGTTGCGCTTCCAATTCGAACGTGAAAATCATCTTCAGGGCTTACGAACAAATTTCTCGCCAATTCGTCAGCATCAATAATTTTTCCAGTAGGAGATTTGTACCACAATCCTTTCGGAACGTCCATCTTATCTTCAGTAGCGGTCGTAATCCCTTTTTCTTGTCTTTTAAACCAAGCCATTTCTTTTAGTATTCAGTGTTCAGTAATAAAAAATTTCAGTGTTCAGTGGTATTCAGTTTTAAGTATTCAAACTGAACACTTAAAACTGTAAACTGAATACTTTTTTATAACGTGTTTACGTTATTTAAATCAGCAAAAGCTTGTTCAAGTCTCGCGTTGAATGTTACTTCGCTTTCACGAACCCATTTTCTTGGATCGTAGTATTTCTTGTTTGGAGCATCTGGACCTTCTGGGTTACCAATTTGAGTTTTTAAGTACTCAATATTGTTTACCATATAATCACGGATTCCTTCAGTATATGCAAATTGTAAATCTGTATCAATGTTCATTTTGATAACTCCGTAACCAATAGCTTCTCTAATTTCTTCAAGTGTAGAACCTGAACCTCCGTGGAAAACGAAATCAACTGGGTTGTGTCCAGTGTTGAATTTGCTTTGTACGAAATCTTGAGAGTTTTTTAAGATTTTTGGAGTTAATTTTACGTTTCCTGGTTTGTAAACACCGTGAACGTTTCCGAAAGCAGCAGCAATTGTAAATTTAGGGCTCACTTTAGATAATTCTTCGTAAGCGTAAGCTACCTCTTCTGGCTGAGTATATAATTTAGAGCTATCTACGTCTGAGTTGTCAACGCCATCTTCTTCTCCACCTGTAATACCAAGTTCGATTTCTAATGTCATTCCCATTTTGCTCATTCTAGCTAAATATTCTTTGCAGATTTCGATGTTCTCTTCGATTGGCTCCTCAGACAAATCGATCATGTGAGAACTGAATAATGGTTTTCCTGTTTCTGCGAAATGTTTTTCAGAAGCATCTAATAAACCGTCAATCCAAGGTAAAAGTTTTTTTGCACAGTGGTCAGTGTGTAAGATTACAGTTGCACCGTAAGCTTCTGCCAAAGTATGAATATGTTTTGCTCCTGCGATTCCTCCCGCGATTGCTGCTTTTTCACCTGCATTTGATAATCCTTTTCCAGCGTTGAATTGAGCTCCACCGTTAGAAAATTGAATGATAACTGGCGCGTTAAGTTTCGCTGCAGTTTCAAGAACTCCATTAATTGTGCTTGATCCAGTAACGTTTACTGCTGGAAGAGCAAAACCCTTCTCTTTCGCATAATTAAAGATCTCTTGTACTTGATCTCCTGTAGCTACTCCTGGTTTAATGTTGTGTGCCATTTTAATTTTTTTTTATAGTTGTTTTTAGTTTTTAGGTTGCAAAAATAAGAATTAATTAGCATTAGAATGGATAATTTATACCAAAATTTAAAACGGAGTGTCCAAAATTGTATTCTTTAAACCACCTGTCTCCCTTCTCATGTGCTGGATTATAAGTCTTAAAGCCTAAATCTAAACGAATCACAAAAAAGCTTAAATCGTATCTTAAACCGAATCCTGTACCTAAAGCAATTTCAGCTAAATCGTTTAAGTTGTCGAATCTTGCTTTCGGATCTATCACATTATCGAGCACATTCCAGATATTTCCGGCATCTGCAAAGAATGCTCCTTTTACATCTCCAAAAACTTTGAAACGAAATTCGGCACTCGCTGCAATTTTCATATTGGCCTCGTTAAAGTCGTTTACGGCATTTGTGCTTCCTGGCCCTAAAGCATAAGGTTGCCAAGCACGGTTATCATTGGAACCTCCGCCATAATAACTTCGTGAAAACGGGATGTAGTTTGAATTTCCAAACGGAATTGCGATTCCAAAGAAGCTTCTCACCGCCAGAACTTTCTCTTTTCCAAAATCCCAGTGTTTGATATAATCAAATTCGGTTTTTATATATTCTGAATATTCTAGATTAAAAATCTCGTAATTGCCTTTTGCATTTTTTTGAAGATTTCCAACCTCAGAAATTAATGACAATAGTGTTCCTGCCGACTCAATTTTGGTTCTAAATTGATAGAAATTGTTATCTGCCAGATCTTTTTTAGTTGTTTTAGTGAAAGAAAAACTTGTTGCAAGGATAAAATCATTTTCGGTCAAACGAACTCTTCTTTCCTCAATACTTTCAACTTCTTGATATTGCGGATTGTCTGGAGTCAAGGCTGTTTTTCCGGTCAACACATCATTCGTAAATCCAGTTGTTCCTTTAGGTATGGTAAGGTCTTTTCTAGCTTGTTCCTCTGTTGTGGTTCCCCAGTTGAGAGGATCCACATTGTAATCTTTTCCAATAAAATTCAAATCATCATAAGATGAAGTGTATACATTAAAGTAATTGTCAGGATTTAAGTTACGGACAAACTGCGCATTTAATAATTCGAATTTTGCCGTATTATGACGTTTTGGTGTCCAGTTGTATGAGATACCTCCTGTAAAATTTTCTTTATCCAAACCAATATTTCGCTGTTTTGAAAAACCAGAAGTAATAGAGGTGTAGGGGATCATACTTTTGGGGATAATTTTTTCTGTTCCAAACGGTAGTAAAATTCTTGGAAAGTTTAGTTTCATATCCAAACCATACTCAGAAACATTAAAGAAATTATTGTTAGGGTTGGCCATATCTCTGGAAGATCCGATGTTTAAACGGGCAGAAATTTCAAGAGTTTCGGCACGGTTAAATACATTACGAATAGTTTCAGAAACACTGGCTCCAATTCCGAAATCTTGAATATTAGAGTGTGTTAAGTCAAGTGTTGCTCCAAAACTGTATTTTTTTCTTGGAGTCAAATAAACATTGGCAATAAGAGATTGAGCCGTAGAATCTCTTTTGTCTACTTCATATTGGATTGATGGATAGTTGAAAATCCTTAAATTATTTAAATATCGAGAAGATAGAGTGGTTCTAAAATCAGCAAAAGTGCTTCCTTTTGTAATGAAGATAGCGTCGGTTATCGCACGGGGTCTATATTTTAATGTCTTGTAACTGTAAAGATTAAAGTTGTTGTATGTTACACTGTCAGTTGGTTTTTTCTTAGAATTTGCAGCAGAATAATCTGTGTAAATGTTTACATCGCTAATTTTGTACAATTTAAAAGGTTCAGTACGGCTTGAATCTCTATCTTGAATTGTGTTGTTGTTTATTATCAAAGTGACATCAGCTTTTGCTTTTTTACCAATGGTATCAATGTCAAAAGTTACATAAGTAGGTTGAAAGTAATAAGCACCATGATTTCTGAAATATGTTGTGATACGGTTTTTCTCTTCTTCAAAATCAGTAGTTTTATATTGATTTCCAGATTTTAATAAAGAAGGTTCATTATTAGTTCTATATAATGAGTCTAATGCAGGAGTCATTATTTTGGTTCTAATAGTATCTAACTTGTAAGCCGGTCCTGTAGTGATATTATAATTAATTGCAGCTCTCTTTTTTCCAACAGTATCAATAGTATAATCGGTTTGGACATTAAAAAAACCATTATTGAAATAATAGTATTTTAATCGAAGCAATGATTTTTTAGCCTTAGAAGTGTCAATTATTACTGGAGGTTCACCAGTATTTTTTAGAAACTCATGAATTCCTTTGTAATAAAAAGATTGTCCAAGACGGTCGACTTGTTTTGCAGAGAATATCTTAGACATGCGCTCATACTTTCCGGGATTGTTTTTAAATTTGGCCTGATAAGTAGAATCTGGATTTAAATTTGCTAAATTGTATAAATTTAGTCGAAGCTTATAACCTAATAATTTACCATTTGGTTTTTGGTACATCTGATTAGAAGCTGTCTCATCGTTTGTCGATTTTCCGTTAACTATAATATTATTTTTTACAAGAAGATTTTTTCCATCGGGAACTCTTTTTACGGCATTACAAGCGCAAATTAATATTGCAATTAGAAGAAATGCTATTATTTTTGTGGAATTATTTTTCAAGTGTTATTTAATATTTAATTCAAAAGTACATTATTTTATGGTTAGTAAAAACCAAATAAAACTAATATCAGGCTTGCATCAAAAAAAGCAGCGTTTTGCTAATCAGCTATTTTTTGCTGAGGGAGTAAAAGTAATTCAAGAATTGCTGCAATCCAATTTTGAATTAGAACATTTATACACCACGTTGAATGATTTTCAAGCGGTTCACACCTCAAAACGCACTCTTATTAATGAACAAGAACTGAAAAAAATAAGTGCTTTGTCGACTCCAAATTCTTGTTTGGCAGTTTTTAAAATTCCAGCCGAAAAAGAAATAATCGATTCGGGCTTAATTTTAGCTTTAGACGACATCAGAGACCCAGGAAATCTAGGCACTATTTTACGTCTTTGCGATTGGTTTGGTATTAAGCAGATTGTCTGTTCTAAAGAAACAGTAGATATTTATAATCCAAAAGTGGTACAAGCTACAATGGGATCTATTACCAGAGTAAATGTAAGCTATGTTGATTTAAAACTTTTTCTTGCTCAAACTAAACTGCCTGTTTTTGGAACCTTTATGGACGGAGAAAATATTTACCAATCAAAACTGCCTCAGGATGGAATCATTATTATGGGTAATGAAGCCAATGGGATTTCAGAAGAGATTGAAAAAACTGTAACCAGCCGTCTTACAATTCCTAGATTTGGAGAGCTTCAAAAAACCGAAAGTTTAAATGTCGCTACCGCAACAGCAATTATTCTTAGTGAATTTAAACGAAATAGTTGATACTTTGTTTTAATGAAAAGTGAAATTTATTAAAAGTGCCCTAGATTTCATCGAATCAATGTTTCCTGTCCATGGGCTGTCTGGAGTATTGTCCCTAATAAGTTCATCTGTTATACCAAACATTCCTCTAACAGAAGGAGAGAAGATAAAGTATTCGGTAAAAATATCAATTCCTAAACCTAATTCGTAAGCAGCAGTCCATTGTTTTACTCTAAATTTCTGCTCAAAGTTATCGTCTTTAGATTTGGCGTTACTAGATAAATTTAAAGTTGTAGACATACCGCCAACCAAGTATGGGCGTATGTTTCCTGTACGCAAGGCAGAAAATTTCAATAACAAAGGAAAGTGAATGTAAGTACTGTTTACTTCTCTCAAATAATCACTTTCTTTGTTGCTTATACCAGGAAAATAAAGATCACGTTTGGTATAATACAAGCCTGGTTCAAAGCGCAGGTTGATATATTCTTGAAGTCTTAAGTCGGCTACAACCCCCACATTAAAACCAGTTGTTTTTTTAACCTGAATATCTTC from Flavobacterium sp. KACC 22763 includes these protein-coding regions:
- the tamL gene encoding translocation and assembly module lipoprotein TamL — protein: MKNNSTKIIAFLLIAILICACNAVKRVPDGKNLLVKNNIIVNGKSTNDETASNQMYQKPNGKLLGYKLRLNLYNLANLNPDSTYQAKFKNNPGKYERMSKIFSAKQVDRLGQSFYYKGIHEFLKNTGEPPVIIDTSKAKKSLLRLKYYYFNNGFFNVQTDYTIDTVGKKRAAINYNITTGPAYKLDTIRTKIMTPALDSLYRTNNEPSLLKSGNQYKTTDFEEEKNRITTYFRNHGAYYFQPTYVTFDIDTIGKKAKADVTLIINNNTIQDRDSSRTEPFKLYKISDVNIYTDYSAANSKKKPTDSVTYNNFNLYSYKTLKYRPRAITDAIFITKGSTFADFRTTLSSRYLNNLRIFNYPSIQYEVDKRDSTAQSLIANVYLTPRKKYSFGATLDLTHSNIQDFGIGASVSETIRNVFNRAETLEISARLNIGSSRDMANPNNNFFNVSEYGLDMKLNFPRILLPFGTEKIIPKSMIPYTSITSGFSKQRNIGLDKENFTGGISYNWTPKRHNTAKFELLNAQFVRNLNPDNYFNVYTSSYDDLNFIGKDYNVDPLNWGTTTEEQARKDLTIPKGTTGFTNDVLTGKTALTPDNPQYQEVESIEERRVRLTENDFILATSFSFTKTTKKDLADNNFYQFRTKIESAGTLLSLISEVGNLQKNAKGNYEIFNLEYSEYIKTEFDYIKHWDFGKEKVLAVRSFFGIAIPFGNSNYIPFSRSYYGGGSNDNRAWQPYALGPGSTNAVNDFNEANMKIAASAEFRFKVFGDVKGAFFADAGNIWNVLDNVIDPKARFDNLNDLAEIALGTGFGLRYDLSFFVIRLDLGFKTYNPAHEKGDRWFKEYNFGHSVLNFGINYPF
- a CDS encoding RNA methyltransferase, with the translated sequence MVSKNQIKLISGLHQKKQRFANQLFFAEGVKVIQELLQSNFELEHLYTTLNDFQAVHTSKRTLINEQELKKISALSTPNSCLAVFKIPAEKEIIDSGLILALDDIRDPGNLGTILRLCDWFGIKQIVCSKETVDIYNPKVVQATMGSITRVNVSYVDLKLFLAQTKLPVFGTFMDGENIYQSKLPQDGIIIMGNEANGISEEIEKTVTSRLTIPRFGELQKTESLNVATATAIILSEFKRNS
- the porT gene encoding type IX secretion/gliding motility protein PorT/SprT, which translates into the protein MKKVVILFLLVLTTKGHSQFAKNMFSKDPIINLENWQKQRIYFGYYLGFNSFDFKFDYKTPVKEDIQVKKTTGFNVGVVADLRLQEYINLRFEPGLYYTKRDLYFPGISNKESDYLREVNSTYIHFPLLLKFSALRTGNIRPYLVGGMSTTLNLSSNAKSKDDNFEQKFRVKQWTAAYELGLGIDIFTEYFIFSPSVRGMFGITDELIRDNTPDSPWTGNIDSMKSRALLINFTFH
- the fbaA gene encoding class II fructose-bisphosphate aldolase: MAHNIKPGVATGDQVQEIFNYAKEKGFALPAVNVTGSSTINGVLETAAKLNAPVIIQFSNGGAQFNAGKGLSNAGEKAAIAGGIAGAKHIHTLAEAYGATVILHTDHCAKKLLPWIDGLLDASEKHFAETGKPLFSSHMIDLSEEPIEENIEICKEYLARMSKMGMTLEIELGITGGEEDGVDNSDVDSSKLYTQPEEVAYAYEELSKVSPKFTIAAAFGNVHGVYKPGNVKLTPKILKNSQDFVQSKFNTGHNPVDFVFHGGSGSTLEEIREAIGYGVIKMNIDTDLQFAYTEGIRDYMVNNIEYLKTQIGNPEGPDAPNKKYYDPRKWVRESEVTFNARLEQAFADLNNVNTL